In Saccharicrinis fermentans DSM 9555 = JCM 21142, a genomic segment contains:
- a CDS encoding ATP-dependent nuclease, with translation MYISKTIIKGFRAFNTEGATMVLKNRINAFIGLNSSGKTAALEALTKIFGVTKNERDILKQDFHVAHEEDIDSIEEKSLSIEVQMNFGDSDKESIPHFFNQMVVDDEGEKPYIRIRLESTWYKSEFTDEGEIETSIFFVTVPEGEIEDEDSKRVFPKHLRGLIQVLYIPAIRKPSDQIRYVSGSILYRVLHLLNFDDKFKEDFSDKAEEINDLFKELNEFNEIQSSLTTYWKKFHKDERYKQTSLGFGNSDLDSILKKLEVSFSPTETNRAFQINDLGEGYRSLFYLTLVCALLEVEEKIIKEDDDKIRPVLTILAVEEPENHIAPQLLGRVISILTSISTKEKTQVFLSSHTPAIIKRIDPESIFHFRVDNQYKAEINSILLPKKKDEAYKYVKEAIRNYPEIYFAKLAVIGEGDSEEVLFNRLMETNKVDFDDNIITFVPLGHRFVNHIWKLLDVLNIPYVTLLDLDIERNGGGWGRIKYILQQLIDAGYDRDELLELEGGEIMTDERFSKMHTWTYKDNKLKSVLSWVKFLESYNVYYSNPLDLDFLMLEYYSEKYKSAIPKGGGPQIPDKVKEDAKFKSKLKGAIQATLKSEEAQALTYSDKQKELMIWYNYHFLGRGKPTTHITALSSMTDKELSENMPPVFEKMFKKIKELLS, from the coding sequence ATGTATATTTCAAAAACTATAATTAAAGGATTTAGAGCATTTAATACAGAGGGTGCTACGATGGTCTTGAAAAATAGAATAAATGCCTTTATCGGATTAAATAGTTCTGGGAAAACGGCTGCTTTAGAAGCTTTGACAAAAATTTTTGGTGTTACTAAAAATGAAAGAGATATTTTAAAACAAGATTTTCATGTTGCTCATGAAGAAGATATAGACTCAATTGAAGAAAAGTCATTATCAATAGAAGTACAAATGAACTTTGGTGATTCAGACAAAGAATCTATTCCTCATTTTTTTAATCAAATGGTTGTTGACGATGAAGGAGAGAAACCTTATATACGGATTAGATTAGAAAGCACTTGGTATAAAAGTGAATTTACAGATGAAGGAGAGATTGAAACATCAATATTTTTCGTAACTGTTCCAGAGGGAGAAATTGAAGATGAAGATTCAAAACGTGTTTTCCCAAAACATTTGAGAGGATTAATCCAAGTTTTATATATTCCTGCAATTAGAAAACCAAGTGACCAAATTCGTTATGTTTCAGGTTCAATACTTTATCGTGTTTTACATTTGTTAAACTTTGATGATAAATTCAAAGAAGATTTTAGTGATAAAGCAGAAGAAATTAATGACCTATTTAAAGAGTTAAATGAGTTCAATGAAATTCAATCGTCATTAACCACTTATTGGAAGAAATTTCACAAAGACGAAAGGTATAAACAAACAAGTTTAGGCTTTGGTAATAGTGACTTAGATTCAATATTGAAGAAATTGGAAGTGTCTTTCAGTCCAACCGAAACAAATAGGGCATTTCAAATAAATGATTTAGGAGAAGGATATAGGTCATTATTCTATCTTACTCTTGTTTGTGCTTTATTGGAGGTTGAGGAGAAAATTATAAAAGAAGACGATGATAAGATTAGACCTGTTTTAACAATTTTAGCAGTTGAAGAACCTGAAAATCATATTGCTCCTCAATTACTTGGAAGAGTAATTAGTATTTTAACATCTATTTCAACTAAGGAAAAAACGCAAGTGTTTTTATCTTCTCATACTCCTGCAATAATTAAAAGAATTGACCCAGAATCAATATTTCATTTTAGGGTTGATAATCAATACAAAGCAGAGATTAATTCAATTTTATTACCTAAAAAGAAAGATGAAGCTTATAAGTATGTGAAAGAAGCTATTAGAAACTATCCTGAAATATATTTTGCAAAACTAGCTGTTATTGGCGAAGGCGATAGTGAAGAAGTATTGTTCAATCGTCTGATGGAAACTAATAAAGTTGATTTCGATGACAACATAATTACATTTGTTCCATTAGGACACCGATTTGTCAATCATATCTGGAAGTTATTAGATGTATTAAATATACCCTATGTTACATTACTTGATTTAGATATAGAAAGAAATGGTGGAGGTTGGGGACGAATTAAATATATTCTTCAGCAATTAATTGATGCTGGTTATGATAGAGATGAACTATTAGAGTTAGAAGGGGGTGAAATAATGACTGATGAGCGTTTTTCAAAGATGCATACATGGACATATAAAGATAATAAGTTAAAAAGTGTTTTATCATGGGTGAAGTTTCTTGAAAGTTACAATGTTTATTATTCCAATCCTTTAGATTTAGATTTTTTAATGCTAGAGTATTATTCAGAAAAATATAAAAGTGCAATCCCCAAAGGTGGGGGGCCGCAAATTCCGGATAAAGTAAAAGAGGATGCCAAATTCAAATCGAAATTGAAAGGTGCTATACAGGCTACTTTAAAATCGGAAGAAGCTCAAGCGTTAACATACAGTGATAAACAAAAGGAACTGATGATATGGTATAATTATCACTTCTTGGGTAGAGGAAAACCAACAACACATATTACGGCATTATCTTCAATGACAGATAAGGAACTTTCAGAAAACATGCCACCTGTATTTGAAAAGATGTTTAAGAAGATTAAAGAGTTGTTGTCATGA
- a CDS encoding GIY-YIG nuclease family protein: MDKDSILDEIFSNDPLGLLNVKPKKSNARTADERLLANFQEINDFVKNNSKEPEPNPSNISEYQLYSRLKSLREDLEKVELLKLHDTYNLLPDVAINQVNESQGEYNKPKEINSIEDLFGDDSLNILGGDDAGLFDFKHTPKDYERAHADFIARRKTCKDFGKYEQLLKDVQKDLAEGKRKLIDFKQDNLQEMAFYVHNGVLFYLEKINISHKEHYKEDGTRVREDGRTRCIFENGTESNMLKRSVEKILYANGRVVTENIDKVNEGFLESFSTITEEDEEAGYIYVLMSKSTDERISAIQELFKVGYSKTDVEERIKNAEKEPTYLMAPVRIKGAWKCFNMNPQKLEQLLHNFFGNSCLEIDVFDEKGKRHTPREWFIAPFEVIEQAIELIINGKIVKYRYDEENGVIVLR; encoded by the coding sequence ATGGATAAGGATAGCATTTTAGATGAAATATTTAGCAATGACCCCTTAGGCTTATTAAATGTTAAGCCTAAGAAATCTAATGCTCGAACGGCAGATGAACGTTTATTGGCTAATTTTCAGGAAATAAATGACTTTGTTAAAAACAATAGCAAAGAACCTGAACCAAACCCATCAAATATTTCAGAGTATCAATTATATTCTCGTTTAAAAAGCTTGCGTGAAGATTTGGAAAAGGTAGAACTATTAAAGCTTCACGATACCTATAACTTGTTACCAGATGTTGCAATTAATCAAGTAAACGAATCACAAGGTGAATATAACAAACCAAAAGAAATTAATTCAATTGAGGATTTGTTTGGTGATGATTCATTGAATATTCTTGGTGGTGATGATGCAGGTCTGTTTGATTTTAAGCATACACCAAAAGATTACGAAAGAGCACACGCCGATTTTATAGCTCGTAGGAAAACTTGCAAAGATTTTGGTAAATATGAACAACTACTTAAAGATGTTCAAAAGGATCTGGCAGAAGGCAAACGAAAACTAATAGACTTTAAGCAAGATAATCTTCAGGAAATGGCTTTTTACGTTCACAATGGGGTGCTTTTCTACCTTGAGAAAATTAATATCTCTCATAAAGAACATTACAAAGAAGACGGAACCAGGGTACGAGAAGATGGTCGGACACGCTGCATCTTTGAAAATGGCACGGAATCAAATATGCTTAAACGTTCGGTTGAGAAAATACTATATGCAAACGGTCGAGTAGTAACAGAAAACATTGATAAAGTAAACGAAGGCTTTCTTGAAAGCTTTAGTACTATAACTGAAGAAGATGAAGAAGCCGGATATATCTATGTTCTAATGTCAAAAAGTACCGATGAAAGAATATCTGCAATTCAAGAATTATTCAAAGTTGGTTACTCGAAAACCGATGTTGAAGAAAGAATAAAAAATGCCGAAAAAGAGCCAACTTATTTAATGGCACCAGTGCGAATAAAAGGAGCTTGGAAATGCTTTAATATGAATCCTCAGAAATTAGAGCAGCTACTTCATAATTTCTTTGGCAACTCGTGTTTAGAAATTGATGTTTTCGATGAAAAAGGAAAGCGTCATACACCAAGAGAATGGTTTATTGCCCCTTTCGAAGTGATTGAGCAAGCAATTGAATTGATTATTAATGGAAAGATTGTGAAGTACAGGTATGACGAGGAAAATGGTGTGATAGTGTTGAGGTAG